The bacterium DNA segment GGTTCGGAGGGCATTGTCAATAGTAATTCATCTAATAAAGAAGCGGCTGCCGATCAGGAAATAAACAACGATGGTAATGACGGTATACACTATTTTGACACGCCGACTGACGGTGGCGGTACCGGGGGAAATTAGTATAGAAAAACCTTCTTTCGGGTCATTGATTTTCGCAGAGTTAAAAAAGTCACGACGAAGATTACTGCGACTAGGCTAAAGAACCAATATCCACCGTCATCGCCGGGCGGCGTCAACTTCAGCGGTTTGGTATCGCCGATCGTGACAAGGCCCGCCCAATAGTAGGGATTGGACAAAACCGGATCACGGCTGTTAATAAAAAATAGTTTGGCATCGCGCAAGGCAGCATCTTTCGAGCTGCCTTGCGCCAATCCCTCGTAAAATTTATTGACGATGACGGAGGTCGATTTGTCATCTATGGCCCAGAGGCTCATAACTACACTGGGACAGCCGGCATAGACAAATCCGCGCGCAAGACTCATCATGCCTTCGCCTTTTACGCTCTTCCCCGTTCCGGTGTAACAGGCGCTGAGCACAGCCATATTGGCGTGCAGCCGCATGTAATACAATTCATACAAATGCAAAAACCCGTCTTCCTCCGATTCCGGGTTTTTGGAAAATACAAATTTCGAATACAGCGGTTCCTTATCGTCCAGAATAACGTGCGTGGCGAGATGAATGATTCCAAACCGTCCTGCATTCTGCTTGAACGCATCTTCGGTTGCGTTTCGTCCGACATAGAGATCGCTTTGAACCAACCCGGAGGCGTTGGTCAGCTCTTTCTCCGCCCATGGCAGATCGCGTAAGCGCAGGGTGTCTCTTGATTTATCCACATTCTCATCCTGGCCAAAAACATGAAATTGTAAAAAGAAAATACCGATGCAACATAGCCGGATGAAATATTTTTTCTTAATCATATCGTGCGTTCATAAAGGAAATTTAATGGCTCGCTGTTGATTTTAGCGGGAAGGTTCCCAGCATGTCGTTCTGTAAGAATCTTTTTAGTTCCTAAGAAAAAACCTCCATACAACAAGGAAATCCCCTTGGGTCATTAATTCTTTAAGACATTTACTCTCAGCGAAAGACCGGTTCACCTCTGATCCAATTACTCATTGCTCGTATTCATTCTTTCTTTGCCGTGGAGTTCCTTCTTTAATTCAAAAAAGATTCCTACAGAACGACATAGCCGGCCATGCCGATCAAGAAAGAACCCTTTATTCGTTCTTGATTCGTTCCAGAAGTGATCGGGCTGAATCCGTGAAGTAACCGTTTTTATTCACAACCCTTACAAGAATAGTTTTCGCCTCATTGATATTATCGAGTTTCAGATTCGCTAACGCAAGATACCACTCCGCCGCATCGGCAATACGTGTGTCTTGAGAATAGGAAGCCTTCTGAAGATGCGCTATCGATTCCAGATCATCGTTAGATATCAACGCGCTTATACCGCAGTATAAATGCGCAGAAAGATTATTCGGGTTCTGATCGATAAATTCGCTTAGCATGCCTTTCGCCAGCGTGTAATCCTCCAATTCATACGCAGCCATTGCTTCTTCCAGTAAAGTCTCCTGACTTTGACTGCGCGACAGAGGGATAGTATTGGAATATGGCTTCAGGTACTCATCGGCAAGTTGACGGTTGGGATCATGCGACATCCAATAGCCGAAGCCGCTGAAAGCAATAAGTACGAGCGCAGCGGCGGAATAGTAAGCCAACTTCGATCCGCGCCGTGCCGGAACGGAACGAAGGAACTTCTTTTGAATCTCCCGACGGGTTTGTTCCAGATGGCTTCGGAGTTCTTTCTCTGAATTAAATTTACGCGCTCCGGCAATAAGATCGTAACACAGATCGCATTCAGTAAAATGATTTTCAATCTGAAACCTTTCTTCGTCCGCAATCTTGTGAAATAGATATCTGATGATATCCTCTTCCGTAAGACATGAATTGGCATCATGGCCGGCGAAATTATTGCCGACCGCGCGGTTAGACTTTAGATGTTTTAACATGAACCCCCCTTTTTTCTAAATACATTATAATATTTCTTCGGGCGTTTTGAAGGCGGCTACGCACCTTATCCATATCCCATTGTTTTATTTCCATGATCTCATTATAGCTTTTTTTCTTAAAATAGAACAATTTGACACACTCTTTTTGCTCCGGGTCTAACTTCCTTACTGCTTCTTGAAGTAATTCGACCTGATCCTCATTGGTACCCATAAGACGGTCAAATTGGGGAAATTGCATAAATAAATTTTCATCATCATCGGAAATAGGAACAAACTCACATTGAATGTTATTGTTTTTGTTAACTTTGTCCAAACAAAAATTTTTTGTTACATGATAAAGCCACGATTTGAAATTCTTAACGTCAATTTCCACGAGCTTGTTTGAAATTTTGGTAAAGATCTCGATGGCGGCATCGTCAGAATCAACCTTGGTTTCAAAATATTTATTGCAGAGAAAGTAAACCAAATAGGCATAACGACTAAATAATTCACTGAGATAGCGTTCGTCCCGTGAATGACGATACGACCCTATTAATTCTCCGTCGGTAAAGTTCCTGAATTTTTCAAACGATAAAAACATCTCTCAAACCGTCAGTTTTAACAAATCGAATTACAAAATTATTCGGGTGTAAGTTTTTATTTTTAAATACTTTAATTGCGTTAAATCAATAAATTTAAAAAAATATTTATGCAATTTTCACATTTTCCCGTCTTATGTACAAGAGAGTGACTCAAATACTACTTACAAAGGCGAAACCATGTTACCTGAAATAATAACCAAAGTCTACACCATGAATAACCTGCAGAATTACACTCCATCTCCAGCACATAATTCCGGAGACCCGGCGCCGCCTTACGAAATGGATGAGATCATGTTGATGTTTGGCGACATATTCGATTGCATTAATAACGACGGCACCATAAAACCCAAATGGGAACTTGATCAAATGGGCCTGGCCTATCTTCCTTTTACCATTCCGCTGGCCGCGTGTCCGTCTATTGAAGTGGACAAAATATACTGCCATAAAAAACTAATTTCAACCTTTACGA contains these protein-coding regions:
- a CDS encoding sigma-70 family RNA polymerase sigma factor; amino-acid sequence: MFLSFEKFRNFTDGELIGSYRHSRDERYLSELFSRYAYLVYFLCNKYFETKVDSDDAAIEIFTKISNKLVEIDVKNFKSWLYHVTKNFCLDKVNKNNNIQCEFVPISDDDENLFMQFPQFDRLMGTNEDQVELLQEAVRKLDPEQKECVKLFYFKKKSYNEIMEIKQWDMDKVRSRLQNARRNIIMYLEKRGVHVKTSKV
- a CDS encoding M15 family metallopeptidase, yielding MLPEIITKVYTMNNLQNYTPSPAHNSGDPAPPYEMDEIMLMFGDIFDCINNDGTIKPKWELDQMGLAYLPFTIPLAACPSIEVDKIYCHKKLISTFTNVFRIIHERNLRPYVRSYGGCFNYRSKYNDSRLSTHSWGIAIDLNPETNLPGTRGDMHPEIVEIFQSYGFEWGGSWKRREKNPMHFQWCTGY
- a CDS encoding CHAT domain-containing protein; amino-acid sequence: MIKKKYFIRLCCIGIFFLQFHVFGQDENVDKSRDTLRLRDLPWAEKELTNASGLVQSDLYVGRNATEDAFKQNAGRFGIIHLATHVILDDKEPLYSKFVFSKNPESEEDGFLHLYELYYMRLHANMAVLSACYTGTGKSVKGEGMMSLARGFVYAGCPSVVMSLWAIDDKSTSVIVNKFYEGLAQGSSKDAALRDAKLFFINSRDPVLSNPYYWAGLVTIGDTKPLKLTPPGDDGGYWFFSLVAVIFVVTFLTLRKSMTRKKVFLY